TGCATCATCAACTATTAAGGTATTTGCATTAGGTATATCTATTCCATTTTCTATAATGGTAGTTGATATCAAAACATCAATATCTCCATTATAAAATTGTTTAATTACTTTTGATAAATATCTTTTAGGCATTCTTCCATGAACTGCTACAGTTTTTACTTCAGGAACAATTTTTTTAACCTCTTCTTCAATTTTCTCTAGGTCATTTATTCTATTATGAACATATAAAACTTGTCCTCCTCTAGATTTTTCTCTTAAAATAGCGGTTCTTATTATTTTTTCAGAGTATTTATATACAAAAGTTTCAACAGGAATTCTACCGAAAGGTGGAGTTGAAATAACAGATAAATCTCTTAGTCCAGTTAATGAAAAATATAGCGTTCTAGGAATAGGTGTTGCACTCATTGTAAGTACATTTATACCATGGCTTAATTCTTTTATCTTTTCTTTTTGGAAAACTCCGAATCTTTGTTCTTCATCAATAACTAAAAGTCCAAGTTTTTTAAATCTAATATTTTTATTAAGTAATGCATGAGTTCCTATTATTACATCAATATTACCAGAATTAATTTTTTCTATAATACTATCTTTTTCTTTTTTTGTTTTAAATCTATCAATTAATTCAACAGTTATCCCAATTTCATCAAATCTCTCTTTTACATTATCATAATATTGTTGAGCTAAAATTGTAGTTGGAACTAATATAGCTGCTTGATATCCTGAACTTACAGTTCTAACTACAGCTCTAAGTGCAACTTCGGTTTTTCCGAATCCAGCATCTCCCGCAATTAATCTATCCATAGGTTTAACAGAGGATAAATCATTTAAGACTTCTTCAATTGCTTTTTCTTGATCAGTAGTTTCAATATATTCAAAAGTTTTTCTAAATTTTTCTTCTATTTCTTCATCTCCGTTTAATGATATTCCAGTAACATGTTCTCTTATTGCATATAAATGTATTAATTCTTTTATTTTGTTTTGAATATTATCTTTAACTTTTTTCTTTCTTTTTTTCCATGCTGTAGAACCAATCTTGTCTAATTTTACTAAATCAGAATCTCCAATATATTTTGTAATTTTATCTATTCTTTCTATTGGCAGAAAGACTTTAGCGTTATTATCATATTCAATTTTAATTAATTCTTTTTCGCCAAATTGCGTTTTAATTTTTTCTAAACCTTTGTATATACCAATACCATAATCTTCATGAACTACTAGATCGTTTAATTCTAAATCTTCCCATTCAAAAACAGGTATATCTTCTACTTTCTTCTTATTAATAACTTTTTTTATTAAAAAATTTTGTTTATTTACTTCAATCGCTTTATACTTATTTAAAATATTTTCAATACTTTTTCCACTATATAATTTATACAATTCCTTATGAATATTAGAGAATATAAATTCTAAGTTATCTCTTTCTCTTTCTGAATAGGATTTTAATGCTTCGTCTTCATTAATTACAAAAATATCATAATTATCTATATAGTCTAAAATAGTATTTTTTTCATTATATAGTATAGCAGGTAATGTTTCAAGAGAATTTATGTCAATATTGAAATTTCTTATATTATAAGTTTTATAAAAATTATTTAAATTGTTATACAAATTTTTTTCATACTTATACATAAATTCTGAACCAGGTGTAAAATAAAATTCACTTATATTTTTAACGCTTTTTTGAGAATTTGAATCAAATAATGCTAATCTGATTATTTCATCATCAAATAATTCTATTCTAATTGGGTAATCATATATTGGGATATAAATATCTTTGACAAAACCTTTTTGAGAAAATTCCGAATATTCATAAACGTTCCATACTTTATTGTATCCAAATACAAAAGGATCTATATTAAAATTATTTGACAAAGTAAATTTAAAGATATTTTCTTTAAAAATGTTTTTTGGAATTGTATATCTAGTTAATGCATGAAATGTAGTAAAAATAATTGAGTTATTATTAGATAAAATATTAAACAAAGTTTTAATTCTATGATATTTTATCTTATTTGATACATTTATTGATTCAAAAGGAAATACATCATAATTTGGGAAATATAATATATTTTCATCTATAATATTTTCAATATTCCAAGATTCTGGAAAAATAACAATTTTAATATTTTTTTTAGATTTTTTTATTAAATTGAGAATATCTTTAATAATAATCACCCCTACAAAAAAAATACGGACATAAGTCCGTTATATCCTAATATCCAATGAATGACCTCTATAATCATCAACAACAATTTTTTCTTTTGTTTCATCTTTTTTCTTTTCCTTTTTCTTTTTATTGTTTTCAGATAAATTTTTTTCTTCATTATTATTAATATTAGATGTTTTAGATTTTTCTTCAGTGTTATTTACTTGTGATTTTGAATTTTCTTTCTTTTTAATATGTTCTTGCATATCAGTGTTTTTTGCTGCAATAAGAGCATTATTTAAATTCTGTATATTATTAGATGTTTCTACATTTGTAATATATGAAATAGTAAAATTAATTGGTTCTGGCATCTTAATCACCATCCAATTTTTTCTTCAATTTAGATATGATAGAAGAATGAATCTGTGAAATTCTCGATTCTGAAATATTAAGAACTTGGCCAATCTCTTTGAAAGTTAATTCTTTTTCATAATACAATGAAAGAATTAATTGTTCTCTTTCATTTAGACTGGAAATAGCTTTTATAAGTTCATTTTTTAAAATATCTTTATAAGCTAAAATTTCAGGATCATTTTCATCATTAACAGAACCTATATTTATTTCATTATTAGATAATAAATATGAATCAAGACTGAGAATTTGACTTCTATGCAGTTCAGCTTTCAATTTTTTTACATCCTCTATCGAAATATCTAATTTTTTAGATAGGTCCTCATCACTTATATTATCGTCTAAATTTTGTTCTGCTAAAATATCTTCCATTTTTTTTATTTTATGCCTCAAATCTTTTGGAAGCCAATCAATTTTACGTAAATAATCTAACATAGCCCCTCTTATTCTTTTTATTGCAAAAGAATAAAAAGTTACACCTTTTGATGGATCGAATTTATCTAAAGATTGCATTAAACCTATTATTCCTTCCTGAATTAAATCATCTAATTCTACATTTTTAGGAAGGGTAGATATAAGATTTAAAGCAATATATTTTATTTTAGGCAAAAAATTTTTTATTATATCATCTTTATTAATGTTTTTTCTCATTATTTATTTATCACTACCTTTATAGCTGTATTTATTATAATTATAATGGCAATACTAATTATGGATCTAAGTAAGGAGGTTATAAAAAAGTTTTTTGAAATTAAAATATTAATTAGCATAAAAATGAAAAAAGTTATAGAATAAAAAATTAATTCAATATTTGAAAATTTCAACTTTTTCACCACCACCAACCTTTTTAACCATAACTTCTCCATTATCTAAGTTGAATTCAATACTTCTAGCTCTATTTCCACCAGTATCTTCTGCAATAATTTTAATTCCATACTTTTTTAACTGCTCTTTTACTGAAGAAATATTTTTTTTTCCAACATCCATAGATGATCCTTTAAACATAGCAGCACCACCAAATACTTTAGCAGTAAAATTTTTCCCACCTAATTTTATTATATCATCTAATAACAATTTAATACCCAAATCAGCATATTTTGCTGGTTTAGGAACATTGTCATTAGGAGCATTAGGTAACATTACATGAATTAATCCACCAATTTTATTAGCTTTATCCCATAAGCAAACACCTACACAAGAACCTAATCCTAGAGTAACTAGTATATCAGGACTTTTTGATACGGCATATTCTCCTATACCAATTATTTTTTTCATTTTTTAACCTCCATAAAATACCTTTTTGACAAATTCGAATAATTTACTTCTATTATCCTCGTTCATTAGAAATACAATTTTACCTTTTATAGCATTTTCCCAATCTTCAACTTGTATTTCCGTTTCAGTTAATATTACCTCATCTTCAAAAGTAATGCTCATTACTATAGATTCAGCTATTAATGATGCAAATGTATCAACAGCGACTTGAGGAGGGTTTATTTGCAAATTAATGTTTAAAAATTGAGATATCGCACTAGTATAAGAACCAAACATTATATTTCCTAATTCACCAATCATAGAAGATGACATTTCATCCAATTCAGTTATATTTTCAATTTCAAAACCAACAGTTTCTTTGATTAATCTTTTTACAGAATCCTTTTCTATTAAAAAAATTAAAGAAGAAGATAAATCACCTTCCATTTTTACATAAGAACAGGCGTATATTTCATCAGGATCTTCCATATTTAAAAATATATCTGATAATTTTATAACTTCTAAATTAGGCACAGAAATATCTACTTTTTTATTGAGCATCATTGATAACGAACTTACTGCATTACCCATTCCAATATTAGTAATTTCTTTAAAAGCCGACATAAAAAATTCGTTATTATCATTCATTATTATCCACCTCCGCTGATTTTTTTTCTTCGAAAATATCTTCACCACTAATATGTTCTATATATTTGCCAAATAATCCAGTTGGATCTTTTATAATTTTAATTTCATAAATTATTTTACTTAAATTAAAAAATTCTTGTCTTATTTTAAATATTGATCCTTCAAAGATAATATTGAATTCTTCAATTTCTAATTTTACATCAATATTCTTTTTTATATCGCTTATATATTCATTTAAAGTAATTACACCTAAAAAATTATCATTTAAATCCCATAATAACCCATTATATTTATCTTCAATTTTTACGGGAATTGAAATATATAATCTTTCTTTTCCTCTTTTGCTCTTAATTTTAAAATTACTGTTTAAATTCATTATTAATAGTACTTCATTTTCACCAAATGGCATTATTTGAGAAATTATAAAATTTGCTTCATAATATGCTCCTTCAAAAATTGATTCTAAATTTACAACATCTCCTATTTTAAAAGGATATTTAGGAGAAATTAAAATAATTTCTTTACCTTTAAAATTTTTAATTTTAGCTTTAATTACATCGTTATTAATATATATTCTTATAGAGTTTCCAGGGAAAAAAACTAAGAATATGCGTTTTATAAATTTTTTCTTATCCATACATCACCTTATTAATTATTTATTATAAAAACCAAATAATACTAAAAGTTTTTTTAATAGATTATCATTTTCTTTATTTTTTGTAAATTCAAAGTTTTCAATTTTCTCGGCAATTTTCATTAAATCGTTAGAAACTATAGAAGAAGGTTTAAAACTTGAAATTGGAGTTTGAGACTTTACGCTTTCATGAACTAAATGATCAAAATTTATATAAAATACATTTCTTATATCTTTATACAAATATTCTTTTATTGTTTTTCGTAAAACCTTTTCAGCAGTTTCAGCTTCAGTTTTTTTTCTAATCATATTTATTACTAAATCAACATCTCCTTCAACTTCTAATATTGATAAAGCTTTAACGACAGTATAAGCATTTACAATTGCTGTTGGTTCAGGTGTTGTAACAATTAATATTGTATCAGCAGCTATATAAAATGGTTTTAAATTTTCATTATAACCAGCACTTACATCAATAATAACATAATCATTCTCTTTCGCTATATTAAAAAATTCTTCAATAGCCTTTCTTGTAAAATTTTTTTGAAATGCTATCCAATCTTTTATATCAACACCAGTACTTAATAATTTTATTCCATAAGGAGTATTTATTACACATTCTTCTAAAGATAATTTTTTATCAAAATAATCTTTAATGCTTACAGATGGGGATACGCCAAGTAATATGGAAGCATTAGCAAATCCAGCATCTGTATCGAAAATTAATATTTTTTTATTTAATTTTGCTAAATTAACAGCGGTATTAACAGATACTATAGATTTTCCAACACCGCCTTTTCCCCCAGTCACTAATATTATTTTTGTTTTATTTTTTGAAAAGTTTTTTCTTAAAATTTCAGCTTGATCTTTTATCATAATTTCAACTCCTCATAAAAGAGGTTAAATAATTTTTGTGAGTTTGGAATTTCTATGTCATTTGGTACAGCTTGTCCAGTTGTAATATAACTTAATGGTAAATTAGAAATGTTAATAATAGACGGAATTTGTCCATAGGATGAAGTTTCATCCAATTTTGTTATTATTAAATGAGTAGGTTTGCATATTGAAAATTTATTATATACATCTATCATATCTTTTAATCTCATATTAGCAGGAATTGTTAGAAAAATAAAATCTGGTTTACTTGCATCAATATATATTTTTAATTCACCAATATGAATATCATCCTTATGACTTCTTCCAGCTGTATCAACTAATAAAATATCAAAGTTTTTTAAAGATTCCACAGTTGTTTTTAATTCAGTAGGTGTATAACAAATAGAAGCAGGTATATCCATAATTTCAGCATATGTTTTTAATTGTTCTGTAGCAGCTATTCTATATAAATCAATTGTAGCAATAGCAATTTTCTTTGATTTATTTAAAGCAGCTAATTTAGCTAAAGTAGTGGTTTTCCCCACTCCAGTAGGGCCAATAAGCATTACTGTTCCGTGTAATTTTGGAACATCAACTTTAATATTATTTCTAAAAATATCAAATAAAATATTTTTAAATGTATCATCAAATTTCCAATTCTCTTTATTTATATTGTGAGGTAAATTATTTAATATATTTTCTATTAAGTTATCTGATAAATCTTGTTTTTTAAAAACTTCAATTAATTCTGAAATTAAAGGATTTGATCCATGTAAAATAACTCTTTTTGACAATTTTTCAATTAAATCTTTTATTTCTTTTAAATCTTCGTTAGTGTTATTATTTTTGTTAGAATTATTATTATTATTATTATATGTAACTTTTCTATATTTCAATTCATTAAATTCATTTTTATCATAAAATTTTTCAGCATCTTTATCAATCAATTTAGATATTTCGCGTTGTTCTTCTATTAATTTTAAAATATCATTTTTAGCTGATAACTCTAATTTATCTTTTCCTGGAGCATATTGTTCATAAGCATCGGATTTTTTCATCCTTTGAATTCTTTCATCCAACTTTTTATTGTTTTCTACAATTTGTTGAATTTCATTAATTTTTCCTTGTGAATTATTTGAGAATCCTGATGGTCTTTTAATATTTTTTATGACCTCTTCAGGATCTTCATCAAGAACTGCTGTTACTTCAATGTATTTTTTTCCACCAATGCCTAAAAATCCACCTTTATTAATTCTTTTTGTATCAAGAATATATGCATTATCTCCCAATTCATTTCTTATTTTTTCCATTGCTTCAGGTATTGTAGATACAATATATTTTTTTATCTTCACATTCATCACCTCATATTAACCATATGATTAAATAGATATATTTCCATCAGCAGAAATAGGTATTTCTTGAATTATTTCATTATATGAAATTACATTAACATTTGGTATGTTGGATAATAACCATCTTGAAAAATAAAAACGTAAAGGAGAGCTACATAATATTACAGGATTATAATTTTTCATCATTTGATCTTCTAAAGCTTTACTAATATTATTTAATAAATTTTGAGATAATTGAGGTGATAGAGCTAAAGTATAATTTCCTCCATATTCTATTGTATAATTATTTAATGTATTTTCTGTGTTTTTATCTAATATTATTAAATGTAATACGCCATCAGCGGACTTCATGTTTTCACATATTTGTCTAGAAAGAGAGCTTCTAACTCCTTCTACTAAAGAAACTGTATCTTTAATATCATTACTACCTAATTCTAATAATTTTTCAAAAATAATT
This window of the Marinitoga sp. 38H-ov genome carries:
- a CDS encoding DEAD/DEAH box helicase, with amino-acid sequence MIIIKDILNLIKKSKKNIKIVIFPESWNIENIIDENILYFPNYDVFPFESINVSNKIKYHRIKTLFNILSNNNSIIFTTFHALTRYTIPKNIFKENIFKFTLSNNFNIDPFVFGYNKVWNVYEYSEFSQKGFVKDIYIPIYDYPIRIELFDDEIIRLALFDSNSQKSVKNISEFYFTPGSEFMYKYEKNLYNNLNNFYKTYNIRNFNIDINSLETLPAILYNEKNTILDYIDNYDIFVINEDEALKSYSERERDNLEFIFSNIHKELYKLYSGKSIENILNKYKAIEVNKQNFLIKKVINKKKVEDIPVFEWEDLELNDLVVHEDYGIGIYKGLEKIKTQFGEKELIKIEYDNNAKVFLPIERIDKITKYIGDSDLVKLDKIGSTAWKKRKKKVKDNIQNKIKELIHLYAIREHVTGISLNGDEEIEEKFRKTFEYIETTDQEKAIEEVLNDLSSVKPMDRLIAGDAGFGKTEVALRAVVRTVSSGYQAAILVPTTILAQQYYDNVKERFDEIGITVELIDRFKTKKEKDSIIEKINSGNIDVIIGTHALLNKNIRFKKLGLLVIDEEQRFGVFQKEKIKELSHGINVLTMSATPIPRTLYFSLTGLRDLSVISTPPFGRIPVETFVYKYSEKIIRTAILREKSRGGQVLYVHNRINDLEKIEEEVKKIVPEVKTVAVHGRMPKRYLSKVIKQFYNGDIDVLISTTIIENGIDIPNANTLIVDDAERYGISQLYQLRGRVGRSNKRAFSYFLYKSKLKPDTIKKLDAIKNISGPGSGLKLAMQDLEIRGFGDLLGVDQKGHINNVGLHMYKEILNRTLAEYYSKDIEIKNIKEKINLDIKGITLPIIIPESYIENPIERMRIYRIIASENKVENINNIKKDIEDRFGKLPNEVLNLLNYTKLRIIAYNRGARNIEIYDNSLIIEYKDYLDIDIKILKKYSKRFNYFPDENKIVVYSINPEKTLFEIFK
- a CDS encoding FliA/WhiG family RNA polymerase sigma factor; the protein is MRKNINKDDIIKNFLPKIKYIALNLISTLPKNVELDDLIQEGIIGLMQSLDKFDPSKGVTFYSFAIKRIRGAMLDYLRKIDWLPKDLRHKIKKMEDILAEQNLDDNISDEDLSKKLDISIEDVKKLKAELHRSQILSLDSYLLSNNEINIGSVNDENDPEILAYKDILKNELIKAISSLNEREQLILSLYYEKELTFKEIGQVLNISESRISQIHSSIISKLKKKLDGD
- the cheD gene encoding chemoreceptor glutamine deamidase/glutamate methylesterase CheD, encoding MKKIIGIGEYAVSKSPDILVTLGLGSCVGVCLWDKANKIGGLIHVMLPNAPNDNVPKPAKYADLGIKLLLDDIIKLGGKNFTAKVFGGAAMFKGSSMDVGKKNISSVKEQLKKYGIKIIAEDTGGNRARSIEFNLDNGEVMVKKVGGGEKVEIFKY
- a CDS encoding chemotaxis protein CheC codes for the protein MNDNNEFFMSAFKEITNIGMGNAVSSLSMMLNKKVDISVPNLEVIKLSDIFLNMEDPDEIYACSYVKMEGDLSSSLIFLIEKDSVKRLIKETVGFEIENITELDEMSSSMIGELGNIMFGSYTSAISQFLNINLQINPPQVAVDTFASLIAESIVMSITFEDEVILTETEIQVEDWENAIKGKIVFLMNEDNRSKLFEFVKKVFYGG
- a CDS encoding P-loop NTPase codes for the protein MIKDQAEILRKNFSKNKTKIILVTGGKGGVGKSIVSVNTAVNLAKLNKKILIFDTDAGFANASILLGVSPSVSIKDYFDKKLSLEECVINTPYGIKLLSTGVDIKDWIAFQKNFTRKAIEEFFNIAKENDYVIIDVSAGYNENLKPFYIAADTILIVTTPEPTAIVNAYTVVKALSILEVEGDVDLVINMIRKKTEAETAEKVLRKTIKEYLYKDIRNVFYINFDHLVHESVKSQTPISSFKPSSIVSNDLMKIAEKIENFEFTKNKENDNLLKKLLVLFGFYNK
- the flhF gene encoding flagellar biosynthesis protein FlhF; amino-acid sequence: MKIKKYIVSTIPEAMEKIRNELGDNAYILDTKRINKGGFLGIGGKKYIEVTAVLDEDPEEVIKNIKRPSGFSNNSQGKINEIQQIVENNKKLDERIQRMKKSDAYEQYAPGKDKLELSAKNDILKLIEEQREISKLIDKDAEKFYDKNEFNELKYRKVTYNNNNNNSNKNNNTNEDLKEIKDLIEKLSKRVILHGSNPLISELIEVFKKQDLSDNLIENILNNLPHNINKENWKFDDTFKNILFDIFRNNIKVDVPKLHGTVMLIGPTGVGKTTTLAKLAALNKSKKIAIATIDLYRIAATEQLKTYAEIMDIPASICYTPTELKTTVESLKNFDILLVDTAGRSHKDDIHIGELKIYIDASKPDFIFLTIPANMRLKDMIDVYNKFSICKPTHLIITKLDETSSYGQIPSIINISNLPLSYITTGQAVPNDIEIPNSQKLFNLFYEELKL